One region of Streptomyces subrutilus genomic DNA includes:
- the glmS gene encoding glutamine--fructose-6-phosphate transaminase (isomerizing): MCGIVGYVGAQSALDVVIAGLKRLEYRGYDSAGVAVLCDGELTAAKKAGKLVNLEKELVGNPLPSGSTGLGHTRWATHGGPTDANAHPHLDNSGRVAVVHNGIIENFALLRTELAERGHRLESETDTEVVAHLLAEEYAAGGDLAAAMRRVCRRLEGAFTLVAVHADAPDVVVGARRNSPLVVGVGEGENFLASDVAAFIAHTRSAIELGQDQVVELRRDGVTVTNFDGSAATVRAYHVDWDASAAEKGGYDYFMLKEIAEQPKAVADTLLGRIDASGSLTLDEVRIPASVLREVDKVVLVACGTAYHAGMIAKLAIEHWTRIPCETELASEFRYRDPILDQRTLVIAISQSGETMDTLMAVRHAREQGAKVLAICNTNGSTIPRESDAVLYTHAGPEVAVASTKAFLTQLVACYLVALYLGQVRGTKWGDEIRAVIRELSDIAAAVDTVLETMEPVRALARSLAEKNTVLFLGRHVGYPVALEGALKLKELAYMHAEGFAAGELKHGPIALIEKDLPVVVVVPSPRGRSVLHDKIVSNIQEIRARGARTIVIAEEGDEAVVPYADHLIRIPATPTLLQPLVATVPLQVFACELATARGNEVDQPRNLAKSVTVE; encoded by the coding sequence ATGTGCGGAATTGTGGGTTACGTGGGAGCGCAGTCGGCGCTCGATGTGGTCATCGCCGGACTCAAGCGGCTGGAGTACCGCGGCTACGACTCGGCGGGGGTCGCGGTGCTCTGCGACGGGGAGCTGACCGCCGCCAAGAAGGCCGGGAAACTCGTCAACCTGGAGAAGGAGCTGGTCGGCAACCCGCTGCCGTCCGGGTCCACGGGCCTCGGGCACACCCGGTGGGCCACCCACGGCGGGCCGACCGACGCCAACGCCCACCCCCACCTGGACAACTCCGGACGGGTGGCGGTCGTGCACAACGGCATCATCGAGAACTTCGCCCTGCTGCGCACCGAACTCGCCGAGCGCGGGCACCGGCTGGAGTCCGAGACGGACACCGAGGTGGTGGCGCACCTGCTCGCCGAGGAGTACGCGGCCGGCGGGGACCTGGCTGCGGCGATGCGGCGGGTGTGCCGGCGGCTGGAGGGCGCCTTCACGCTGGTCGCCGTGCACGCCGACGCGCCGGACGTGGTCGTCGGCGCGCGGCGGAACTCGCCCCTGGTGGTGGGCGTGGGAGAAGGGGAGAACTTCCTCGCCTCGGACGTGGCCGCGTTCATCGCCCACACCCGGTCCGCGATCGAGCTGGGCCAGGACCAGGTCGTCGAGCTGCGCCGCGACGGGGTCACGGTGACCAACTTCGACGGCTCGGCCGCGACCGTGCGGGCGTACCACGTGGACTGGGACGCCTCGGCGGCCGAGAAGGGGGGCTACGACTACTTCATGCTCAAGGAGATCGCGGAGCAGCCGAAGGCCGTCGCCGACACCCTCCTCGGCAGGATCGACGCGAGCGGTTCGCTGACCCTGGACGAGGTGCGCATCCCCGCCTCGGTGCTCAGGGAGGTCGACAAGGTCGTGCTCGTGGCCTGCGGTACGGCGTACCACGCGGGCATGATCGCGAAGCTGGCCATCGAGCACTGGACCCGCATCCCGTGCGAGACGGAGCTGGCGAGCGAGTTCCGCTACCGCGACCCGATCCTGGACCAGCGGACGCTGGTGATCGCGATCTCGCAGTCCGGCGAGACCATGGACACCCTGATGGCGGTGCGGCACGCCCGCGAGCAGGGCGCCAAGGTGCTGGCGATCTGCAATACGAACGGCTCCACCATCCCGCGCGAATCGGACGCCGTGCTCTACACGCACGCGGGCCCGGAGGTCGCGGTCGCCTCCACCAAGGCGTTCCTGACGCAGCTCGTGGCCTGCTACCTCGTGGCGCTGTACCTCGGGCAGGTCCGGGGCACCAAGTGGGGCGACGAGATCCGGGCCGTGATCCGGGAGCTGTCGGACATCGCCGCGGCGGTGGACACCGTCCTGGAGACGATGGAGCCGGTACGGGCCCTCGCGCGGTCCCTCGCCGAGAAGAACACCGTGCTGTTCCTGGGGCGGCACGTGGGCTACCCCGTGGCGCTGGAGGGCGCGCTCAAGCTCAAGGAGCTGGCGTACATGCACGCCGAGGGCTTCGCGGCGGGCGAGCTCAAGCACGGGCCGATCGCCCTGATCGAGAAGGACCTGCCGGTGGTGGTGGTCGTCCCGTCGCCGCGCGGGCGGTCGGTGCTCCACGACAAGATCGTGTCGAACATCCAGGAGATCCGGGCGCGCGGGGCGCGGACCATCGTCATCGCGGAGGAGGGCGACGAGGCGGTCGTACCGTACGCCGACCACCTGATCCGGATCCCGGCCACGCCGACGCTGCTCCAACCGCTGGTGGCGACGGTGCCGTTGCAGGTCTTCGCGTGCGAGTTGGCGACCGCGCGGGGGAACGAGGTGGACCAGCCGCGTAACCTCGCGAAGTCGGTGACGGTGGAGTGA
- the coaA gene encoding type I pantothenate kinase: MITSPPRSSTPDSATERTGPDGNPARPAHRRGPDASPYLDLTRAEWSALRERTPLPLTAEEVERLRGLGDVIDLDEVRDVYLPLSRLLNLYVGATSNLRGTLNTFLGDAGNGHGAQQGTPFVIGVAGSVAVGKSTVARLLQALLARWPEHPRVELVTTDGFLYPMKELQRRGLTSRKGFPESYDRRALTRFVADIKAGKDEVRAPVYSHLIYDIVPGEELVVRRPDILIVEGLNVLQPALPGKDGRTRVGLADYFDFSVYVDARPEDIERWYFNRFRKLRETAFQNPFSYFRKYTQVSEEEAMEYAQTMWRTINRPNLLENVAPTRGRATLVVRKGPDHKVQKLSLRKL; encoded by the coding sequence GTGATCACTTCGCCGCCACGAAGCAGCACGCCGGACAGCGCGACGGAGCGCACCGGCCCGGACGGGAACCCCGCGCGTCCCGCCCACCGCCGGGGCCCCGACGCCTCTCCGTACCTCGACCTCACCCGCGCCGAGTGGAGCGCCCTGCGCGAGCGGACCCCGCTGCCGCTCACCGCCGAGGAGGTGGAGCGGCTGCGCGGCCTGGGCGACGTCATCGACCTCGACGAGGTCCGCGACGTCTACCTGCCGCTGTCCCGCCTCCTGAACCTGTACGTGGGCGCCACCAGCAACCTGCGCGGCACCCTCAACACCTTCCTCGGCGACGCGGGCAACGGGCACGGCGCCCAGCAGGGCACCCCCTTCGTCATAGGGGTCGCCGGTTCGGTCGCCGTCGGCAAGTCCACCGTGGCCCGTCTGCTCCAGGCCCTGCTCGCGCGCTGGCCCGAGCACCCGCGCGTGGAGCTGGTCACCACCGACGGCTTCCTCTACCCGATGAAGGAGCTCCAGCGGCGCGGGCTCACCTCCCGCAAGGGCTTCCCCGAGTCCTACGACCGCCGTGCGCTCACCCGGTTCGTGGCCGACATCAAGGCCGGCAAGGACGAGGTCCGGGCCCCGGTCTACTCGCACCTGATCTACGACATCGTGCCCGGCGAGGAGCTCGTCGTACGCCGCCCGGACATCCTCATCGTCGAGGGCCTCAACGTGCTCCAGCCGGCCCTCCCCGGCAAGGACGGCCGGACCCGGGTCGGCCTCGCCGACTACTTCGACTTCAGCGTGTACGTGGACGCGCGCCCCGAGGACATCGAGCGCTGGTACTTCAACCGGTTCCGGAAGCTGCGCGAGACCGCCTTCCAGAACCCCTTCTCCTACTTCCGCAAGTACACCCAGGTCTCCGAGGAGGAGGCCATGGAGTACGCGCAGACGATGTGGCGGACCATCAACAGGCCCAACCTGCTGGAGAACGTGGCCCCCACGCGCGGCCGGGCCACCCTGGTCGTCCGCAAGGGACCGGACCACAAGGTGCAGAAGTTGAGCCTGCGCAAGCTCTGA
- a CDS encoding holo-ACP synthase yields the protein MIIGVGIDVAEIERFGAALERTPNMAGRLFRDAELTLPSGERRGIASLAARFAAKEALAKALGAPAGLLWTDAEVYVEESGQPRLRVSGTVEARARELGVKSWHISLSHDAGVASAVVIAEG from the coding sequence GTGATTATCGGCGTGGGGATCGACGTCGCGGAGATCGAGCGGTTCGGCGCGGCGCTGGAGCGGACGCCGAACATGGCCGGACGGCTCTTCCGCGACGCCGAGTTGACGCTGCCGAGCGGGGAGCGGCGCGGTATCGCCTCGCTCGCGGCCCGGTTCGCGGCCAAGGAGGCCCTGGCCAAGGCGCTCGGCGCGCCCGCCGGGCTGCTGTGGACCGACGCCGAGGTGTACGTGGAGGAGTCCGGGCAGCCCCGCCTGCGGGTGTCCGGCACGGTCGAGGCCCGGGCCCGGGAGCTGGGCGTGAAGTCCTGGCACATCTCGCTGAGCCACGACGCCGGCGTGGCCTCGGCCGTGGTGATCGCCGAGGGATAG
- the rimI gene encoding ribosomal protein S18-alanine N-acetyltransferase, giving the protein MRWWDIEPVLELEHELFPDDAWSAAMFWSELAHARGPQSTRRYVVAENGSGRLVGYAGLAAAGDLADVQTIAAARDQWGTGLGARLLTDLLRAATAFECAEVLLEVRVDNARAQKLYERFGFEPIGFRRGYYQPGNVDALVMRLTDPAQARTESSESNG; this is encoded by the coding sequence ATGCGCTGGTGGGACATCGAGCCGGTGCTGGAGCTGGAGCACGAGCTGTTCCCCGACGACGCCTGGTCCGCCGCGATGTTCTGGTCCGAACTGGCCCACGCACGCGGCCCGCAGTCCACCCGCCGGTACGTGGTCGCCGAGAACGGCTCGGGCCGCCTGGTGGGATACGCCGGGCTGGCCGCCGCCGGCGACCTGGCCGATGTACAGACCATCGCGGCCGCCCGCGACCAGTGGGGGACCGGGCTCGGCGCCCGGCTCCTGACCGACCTGCTGCGCGCCGCGACCGCGTTCGAGTGCGCCGAGGTGCTGCTGGAGGTGCGCGTGGACAACGCCCGCGCGCAGAAGCTCTACGAGCGCTTCGGCTTCGAGCCCATCGGCTTCCGGCGGGGCTACTACCAGCCCGGCAACGTCGACGCGCTCGTCATGCGACTGACCGACCCCGCACAAGCACGAACTGAGAGCAGTGAGAGCAATGGCTGA
- the alr gene encoding alanine racemase, producing the protein MNETPTRVYAEIDLDAVRANVRALRERAPRAELMAVVKANAYGHGALACAKAAQEAGATWIGTATPDEALALRAAGVEGRIMCWLWTPGGPWQAAVEAGIDVSVSGMWALDEVRQAARAAGRTARVQLKADTGLGRAGCQPADWAELVGAAVAAQAEGTVEVTGLWSHFACADEPGHPSIQLQLTAFRDMLAYAEKEGVEPEVRHIANSPATLTLPESHFDLVRCGLAVYGVSPAPELGTPAELGLRPAMTLKASLALVKEVPAGHGVSYGHHYLTEAETTLALVPAGYADGIPRHASGRGPVLVGGKVRRVAGRVAMDQFVVDLDGDPAQAGDEAVIFGDAERGEPTAEDWARAADTIAYEIVTRIGGRVPRVYLGA; encoded by the coding sequence ATGAACGAGACACCGACGCGCGTGTACGCCGAGATCGATCTGGACGCCGTACGGGCGAACGTGCGCGCGTTGCGCGAGCGGGCGCCCCGCGCCGAGCTGATGGCCGTCGTCAAGGCGAACGCCTACGGGCACGGCGCCCTGGCCTGCGCCAAGGCCGCCCAGGAGGCCGGTGCCACCTGGATCGGGACCGCCACTCCCGACGAGGCGCTCGCGCTGCGCGCCGCCGGGGTCGAAGGCCGGATCATGTGCTGGCTCTGGACCCCCGGCGGGCCCTGGCAGGCCGCCGTCGAGGCCGGTATCGACGTGTCGGTCAGCGGGATGTGGGCCCTGGACGAGGTACGGCAGGCCGCCCGCGCCGCCGGCCGCACCGCCCGGGTCCAGCTCAAGGCCGACACCGGGCTCGGCCGGGCCGGCTGCCAGCCCGCCGACTGGGCGGAACTGGTCGGGGCCGCCGTCGCCGCCCAGGCCGAGGGAACCGTCGAGGTCACGGGCCTCTGGTCGCACTTCGCCTGCGCCGACGAGCCCGGCCACCCGTCCATCCAGCTCCAGCTCACCGCCTTCCGCGACATGCTCGCGTACGCGGAGAAGGAGGGCGTGGAGCCCGAGGTCCGGCACATCGCCAACTCGCCCGCCACGCTCACCCTGCCCGAGTCCCACTTCGACCTGGTGCGCTGCGGACTGGCGGTCTACGGGGTCTCGCCCGCGCCCGAACTCGGTACCCCGGCCGAGCTCGGCCTGCGGCCCGCCATGACCCTCAAGGCCTCCCTCGCGCTGGTCAAGGAAGTCCCCGCCGGGCACGGCGTGAGCTACGGGCACCACTACCTCACCGAGGCCGAAACCACCCTCGCGCTGGTCCCGGCCGGTTACGCCGACGGCATCCCGCGGCACGCCTCCGGGCGCGGCCCGGTGCTCGTCGGCGGCAAGGTCCGGCGCGTCGCCGGGCGCGTCGCCATGGACCAGTTCGTGGTCGACCTCGACGGCGACCCCGCACAGGCCGGCGACGAAGCCGTCATCTTCGGGGACGCCGAGCGCGGCGAGCCGACCGCCGAGGACTGGGCGAGGGCGGCGGACACGATCGCCTATGAGATCGTCACCCGTATCGGAGGGCGTGTGCCCCGGGTGTACCTGGGCGCCTGA
- the tsaB gene encoding tRNA (adenosine(37)-N6)-threonylcarbamoyltransferase complex dimerization subunit type 1 TsaB, with translation MLLLAVDTATPAVTVALHDGEAVLAESNQIDARRHGELLLPSVDKVLAEAGLKLDAVTGIVVGVGPGPYTGLRVGLVTASTFASVLGVPVYGLCTLDGLAYAAGTAGIEGPFTVATDARRKEVYWARYEDPRTRVGEPAVDRPADIAEQVAGLPAVGQGALLYPEVFPDARGPEHQSAAALVSLAAERLAAGAAFENADGVPPAPLYLRRPDAQVPKNYKVVTPK, from the coding sequence GTGCTCTTGCTCGCTGTAGATACCGCCACGCCCGCCGTCACCGTCGCCCTGCACGACGGCGAGGCCGTCCTCGCCGAGTCGAACCAGATCGACGCCCGCCGCCACGGGGAGCTGCTGCTGCCCTCCGTGGACAAGGTGCTCGCCGAGGCCGGGCTGAAGCTCGACGCCGTCACCGGCATCGTCGTCGGGGTCGGCCCCGGCCCCTACACCGGGCTGCGCGTCGGCCTCGTCACCGCCTCCACCTTCGCCTCCGTGCTGGGCGTGCCCGTGTACGGCCTGTGCACCCTCGACGGGCTGGCCTACGCGGCCGGGACCGCCGGGATCGAGGGCCCCTTCACCGTCGCCACCGACGCGCGGCGCAAGGAGGTCTACTGGGCGCGCTACGAGGACCCCCGCACGCGGGTCGGCGAGCCCGCCGTGGACCGCCCGGCCGACATCGCCGAGCAGGTCGCCGGCCTCCCGGCGGTGGGCCAGGGCGCGCTGCTCTACCCCGAGGTCTTCCCCGACGCCCGCGGGCCCGAGCACCAGTCGGCCGCCGCACTGGTGTCGCTGGCCGCCGAGCGCCTGGCGGCCGGGGCCGCGTTCGAGAACGCCGACGGCGTGCCGCCGGCCCCGCTCTACCTGCGCCGGCCCGACGCGCAGGTGCCCAAGAACTACAAGGTGGTCACCCCCAAGTGA
- the tsaE gene encoding tRNA (adenosine(37)-N6)-threonylcarbamoyltransferase complex ATPase subunit type 1 TsaE: MEEVPLEAQRSQAPAAEASAGSEARITVGSPDAMQELGRRLAGLLRPGDLVLLTGELGAGKTTLTRGLGEGLGVRGAVTSPTFVIARVHPSLTGGPALVHVDAYRLGGGLDEMEDLDLDVSLPESVVVVEWGDGKVEELSDDRLHVVIGRAVGHEEVLDDVREVSVRGIGARWAHGAGLDALAGALSE; this comes from the coding sequence ATGGAAGAAGTACCGCTGGAAGCACAGCGCAGCCAGGCACCGGCAGCTGAGGCGAGCGCCGGATCCGAGGCCCGGATCACCGTCGGTTCCCCGGACGCCATGCAGGAGTTGGGCCGCAGGCTCGCCGGTCTGCTGCGCCCGGGTGACCTCGTCCTGCTGACCGGCGAGCTCGGTGCGGGCAAGACCACGCTCACCCGAGGGCTCGGCGAGGGCCTGGGCGTGCGCGGGGCCGTGACCTCCCCGACCTTCGTGATCGCCCGCGTGCACCCCTCGCTGACCGGCGGGCCCGCGCTGGTGCACGTGGACGCGTACCGGCTGGGCGGCGGGCTGGACGAGATGGAGGACCTGGACCTCGACGTCTCGCTGCCCGAGTCCGTGGTCGTCGTGGAATGGGGCGACGGCAAGGTGGAAGAGCTCTCCGACGACCGGCTGCACGTGGTGATCGGCCGCGCGGTCGGCCACGAGGAGGTCCTGGACGACGTACGGGAGGTGTCGGTGCGCGGGATCGGGGCGCGCTGGGCCCACGGGGCCGGGCTGGACGCCCTGGCCGGAGCCCTCTCGGAGTAG
- a CDS encoding alpha/beta fold hydrolase: MSENWRKAGWAGAAIGVIAAGAAAGVAVERITVGRGMRRKARLALDATGDYGSLRGTQGTCRAEDATELYYEVDELPEETKRPRSRLRRKSAPQATVVFCHGYCLAQDSWHFQRAALRGVVRTVYWDQRSHGRSARGLAQADGEPVTIEQLGRDLKAVIDAAAPEGPLVLVGHSMGGMTIMAFAEQFPEFVRERVVGVALVGTSSGRLSEVTYGLPAVGLGAVRRILPGVLKALGSQVELVEKGRRATADLFAGMIKMYSFGSHDVDPGVARFAERLIEATPIDVVAEFYPAFQTHDKTAALRHFADIPVTVVAGDKDMITPAGHSLAVKEALPSAELVVLESTGHLMMLERPETVTRLLTELLARTGAVHALAATNVGGHGRSTAGSTAQPGTGS, encoded by the coding sequence GTGAGCGAGAACTGGCGCAAGGCCGGCTGGGCCGGCGCTGCCATCGGCGTGATAGCGGCGGGCGCGGCGGCCGGGGTCGCCGTCGAACGGATCACGGTCGGGCGCGGCATGCGCAGGAAGGCGCGCCTGGCCCTCGACGCCACCGGTGACTACGGCTCGCTGCGCGGGACGCAGGGCACCTGCCGGGCCGAGGACGCCACCGAGCTCTACTACGAGGTCGACGAGCTCCCCGAGGAGACCAAGCGGCCGCGGTCCCGGCTGCGCCGGAAGTCCGCGCCGCAGGCGACCGTCGTCTTCTGCCACGGCTACTGCCTCGCCCAGGACTCGTGGCACTTCCAGCGCGCGGCGCTGCGCGGAGTGGTCCGCACCGTCTACTGGGACCAGCGCAGCCACGGCCGCAGCGCCCGCGGGCTGGCCCAGGCGGACGGCGAGCCGGTCACCATCGAACAGCTCGGCCGCGACCTGAAGGCCGTCATCGACGCGGCCGCCCCCGAAGGCCCGCTGGTCCTCGTGGGTCACTCCATGGGCGGAATGACCATCATGGCGTTCGCGGAGCAGTTCCCCGAGTTCGTGCGCGAGCGCGTCGTCGGCGTCGCCCTGGTCGGCACCTCGAGCGGCCGCCTCTCCGAGGTGACGTACGGGCTGCCGGCCGTCGGGCTGGGCGCCGTGCGCAGGATCCTGCCGGGCGTGCTCAAGGCGCTGGGCTCGCAGGTGGAACTGGTGGAGAAGGGCCGCAGGGCCACCGCCGACCTCTTCGCGGGCATGATCAAGATGTACTCGTTCGGCTCCCACGACGTGGACCCGGGCGTCGCGCGCTTCGCGGAGCGGCTCATCGAGGCCACCCCGATCGACGTGGTCGCCGAGTTCTACCCGGCCTTCCAGACCCATGACAAGACCGCGGCCCTGCGGCACTTCGCGGACATCCCCGTCACCGTCGTCGCCGGGGACAAGGACATGATCACCCCGGCCGGGCACAGCCTCGCCGTCAAGGAGGCGCTGCCGAGCGCCGAGCTGGTGGTCCTGGAGTCCACCGGGCACCTGATGATGCTGGAGCGCCCCGAGACGGTGACCCGGCTGCTGACCGAGCTGCTGGCGCGCACCGGGGCGGTGCACGCCCTCGCAGCGACTAACGTTGGCGGGCATGGAAGAAGTACCGCTGGAAGCACAGCGCAGCCAGGCACCGGCAGCTGA
- a CDS encoding NAD(P)H-hydrate dehydratase, with product MRTAYSVETVRAAERELMAGLPEGALMQRAAAGLAAVCAGLLGRVYGSRIVLLVGPGDNGGDALYAGARLARRGARVTMVPMNPGRVHAGGLAALRAAGGRVAEAVPRRCDLVVDGLLGIGGRGGLRPAAAALVERIPQGVPVVAVDLPSGVDADTGEVAGAAVTADVTVTFGAYKPGLLIDPAASRAGVVHLVDIGLELPARADAEALQHADVAGLLPVPTASSDKYRRGVVGIAAGSPHYPGAAVLAVAGALRGGAGAVRYVGPTAQAVLARYPETLIGRGRVQAWVIGPGLGEGRGGEVAELLEQDVPVLVDADGLRGLDPEVLRARTAPTLLTPHAGEAAALLGVPRESVEAGRLGAVRGLAERYGSTVLLKGSTTLVASGGGPVRVNPTGTPWLATAGSGDVLSGLAGSLLAAGLSGPDAGSVAAYLHGLAARLAGGPLLAHDVAAALPRAWREAERP from the coding sequence ATGCGTACTGCTTACAGCGTGGAGACCGTACGGGCCGCCGAGCGGGAGCTGATGGCCGGGCTGCCCGAGGGCGCCCTGATGCAGCGGGCGGCGGCCGGGCTGGCCGCCGTCTGCGCGGGGCTGCTGGGACGGGTGTACGGGTCGCGGATCGTGCTGCTCGTCGGGCCCGGCGACAACGGGGGCGACGCCCTGTACGCCGGCGCGCGGCTCGCCCGGCGCGGAGCCCGGGTGACGATGGTGCCGATGAACCCCGGGCGGGTGCACGCGGGCGGGCTCGCCGCGCTGCGGGCCGCCGGGGGGCGGGTCGCGGAAGCCGTCCCGCGGCGCTGCGACCTCGTGGTGGACGGGCTGCTGGGGATCGGCGGCCGCGGCGGGCTGCGGCCGGCCGCGGCGGCGCTGGTCGAGCGGATCCCGCAGGGGGTCCCGGTGGTCGCCGTGGACCTGCCGAGCGGCGTGGACGCGGACACCGGGGAGGTGGCGGGAGCGGCCGTGACGGCCGACGTGACGGTGACCTTCGGGGCGTACAAGCCGGGGCTGCTCATCGACCCGGCCGCCTCGCGTGCGGGCGTGGTGCACCTGGTGGACATCGGCCTGGAGCTGCCGGCACGCGCCGACGCCGAGGCTCTGCAGCACGCGGACGTGGCGGGGCTGCTGCCGGTGCCGACGGCGTCGAGCGACAAGTACCGGCGGGGCGTGGTGGGCATCGCCGCCGGGTCCCCGCACTACCCGGGCGCGGCCGTACTGGCCGTGGCGGGGGCGCTGCGCGGCGGTGCGGGCGCGGTGCGGTACGTGGGGCCGACGGCACAGGCGGTGCTCGCGCGGTACCCCGAGACGCTGATCGGGCGGGGCCGGGTGCAGGCGTGGGTGATCGGCCCGGGGCTGGGGGAGGGGCGCGGCGGCGAGGTCGCGGAGCTGTTGGAGCAGGACGTGCCGGTGCTGGTCGACGCGGACGGGCTGCGGGGGCTGGACCCGGAGGTGCTGCGGGCCCGGACGGCCCCGACCCTGCTGACCCCGCACGCGGGGGAGGCGGCGGCGCTGCTGGGGGTGCCGCGGGAGTCGGTGGAGGCGGGGCGGCTGGGGGCGGTACGGGGATTGGCGGAGCGGTACGGGTCGACGGTGCTGCTGAAGGGCTCGACGACGCTGGTCGCCTCCGGCGGGGGGCCGGTGCGGGTGAACCCGACGGGGACGCCGTGGCTGGCCACCGCGGGGAGCGGCGACGTGCTGTCGGGGCTGGCCGGGTCCCTGCTGGCGGCCGGGCTGTCCGGGCCGGATGCCGGGTCGGTGGCGGCGTACCTGCACGGCCTGGCGGCCAGGCTCGCGGGCGGTCCGCTGCTGGCCCATGACGTGGCCGCCGCCTTGCCGCGGGCCTGGCGCGAGGCCGAGCGCCCGTAG
- a CDS encoding DUF389 domain-containing protein → MLHLRMITPPDLTDRVLELIGETVGTTHLVVLKGAARDPQGDLVLCDVAREAADELLQEVRAVGIYETGSVAVENIDLSISRRADEAEEEAPGEAADAVIWQQLGESTHEESTLTITYAVFMIVATMIAACGVVLDNAILIVGAMAVGPEFGPLAGVCTGLVQRKPKSAGRSLLALLVGFAAAIAATTVFSLVMDALGQFHPGMLDNPRPNTSFIWQPDPFSFVVALLAGVAGMLSLTSAKAGALVGVAISVTTVPAAANAAVALSYGEFAQMRGSAEQLLLNLLGIIVAGTLTLIAWKLLWRTQQGRMIRKPGAPPRGQGGF, encoded by the coding sequence ATGCTGCATCTGCGGATGATCACCCCGCCCGACCTGACGGACCGGGTGCTGGAGCTGATCGGCGAGACGGTCGGCACCACGCACCTGGTCGTGCTGAAGGGCGCGGCCCGCGATCCACAGGGCGACCTGGTGCTGTGTGACGTCGCGCGCGAGGCGGCAGACGAGTTGCTGCAGGAGGTGCGCGCCGTCGGCATCTACGAGACCGGTTCGGTCGCCGTCGAGAACATCGACCTGTCGATCTCCAGGCGCGCCGACGAGGCGGAGGAGGAGGCGCCGGGCGAGGCCGCCGACGCGGTGATCTGGCAGCAGCTCGGCGAGTCCACGCACGAGGAGTCCACCCTCACCATCACGTATGCCGTCTTCATGATCGTGGCGACGATGATCGCGGCCTGCGGCGTGGTCCTGGACAACGCGATCCTGATCGTGGGCGCCATGGCGGTCGGTCCGGAGTTCGGCCCGCTCGCCGGCGTGTGCACGGGCCTGGTACAGCGGAAGCCGAAGTCCGCCGGGCGTTCGCTGCTCGCCCTGCTGGTCGGCTTCGCCGCGGCGATCGCGGCGACGACGGTGTTCAGCCTGGTGATGGACGCGCTCGGCCAGTTCCACCCGGGAATGCTCGACAACCCCCGGCCGAACACGAGCTTCATCTGGCAGCCCGACCCGTTCTCGTTCGTCGTGGCGCTGCTCGCCGGCGTGGCCGGGATGCTGTCGCTGACCTCGGCGAAGGCCGGCGCCCTGGTCGGCGTGGCGATCTCCGTCACCACCGTCCCGGCGGCGGCCAACGCGGCAGTGGCCCTCAGCTACGGCGAATTCGCGCAGATGCGGGGCTCGGCGGAGCAGCTGCTGCTGAACCTGCTCGGCATCATCGTGGCCGGCACGCTCACCCTCATCGCTTGGAAACTGCTGTGGCGCACCCAGCAAGGCCGGATGATCCGGAAGCCGGGTGCGCCACCGCGCGGACAGGGCGGGTTCTAG